A stretch of the Polynucleobacter tropicus genome encodes the following:
- a CDS encoding Bug family tripartite tricarboxylate transporter substrate binding protein codes for MQQQILQRCILGILMLSGSLLASAQGYPSKTMTLVVPFAPGGNIDVIARAIGPSLAKVTGQSVVVDNKPGAGGAIGSNFVARSDPDGYTLLVATTNTISVLPYMLKSPPYKPDSFEPVGLTAISPLVIVVRKDDKRFPTAKALFQAVKVAPESVSVGHAGQGTSNHIAILRMEDAARVNFNVIPYKGSAPALTDLMGGQIDFVVDQITSSKPFVDSGNLRILAVLSKDRAQGLQDIPTLREAIGIELDASTTAGILAPPGTSANVIKALNAALRKAIDDSGVRGRLSAVGSTARSSSPQEWAQMLSQESSNSQALVQSGKIKAE; via the coding sequence ATGCAGCAACAAATTTTGCAAAGGTGCATCCTAGGCATCTTGATGCTTTCGGGTTCTTTGTTAGCATCTGCACAGGGCTATCCTAGTAAGACGATGACATTGGTAGTTCCCTTTGCGCCTGGCGGTAATATTGATGTAATCGCAAGAGCAATTGGACCATCACTCGCTAAAGTGACGGGTCAGTCGGTGGTAGTGGATAACAAACCGGGTGCAGGTGGCGCAATTGGATCTAATTTTGTTGCGCGCTCTGATCCCGATGGGTATACCTTATTGGTAGCCACAACCAATACTATTTCAGTATTGCCTTATATGCTCAAATCACCCCCATATAAACCAGATAGTTTCGAGCCTGTCGGTTTAACGGCAATTTCCCCTTTGGTGATTGTGGTGCGCAAGGACGATAAGCGTTTTCCAACGGCAAAAGCATTATTCCAAGCGGTCAAAGTTGCGCCTGAGTCTGTATCAGTTGGTCATGCAGGGCAGGGAACCTCGAATCACATTGCGATCTTGCGCATGGAGGATGCGGCTAGAGTAAATTTCAATGTCATTCCTTACAAGGGTTCCGCACCTGCGTTAACGGATTTGATGGGGGGTCAAATTGATTTTGTAGTCGATCAAATAACGAGTTCCAAGCCCTTCGTTGATTCCGGAAATTTAAGAATTTTGGCGGTGTTATCAAAGGATCGTGCGCAAGGTTTGCAAGATATTCCCACTTTGCGTGAGGCGATCGGTATAGAGCTTGATGCTAGTACCACTGCAGGTATTTTGGCGCCCCCTGGAACATCAGCGAATGTGATTAAGGCATTAAATGCAGCATTAAGAAAGGCGATTGACGATAGTGGGGTGCGCGGCCGCTTAAGTGCGGTTGGCAGTACGGCGCGGTCCTCTTCGCCTCAAGAATGGGCTCAAATGCTCAGTCAGGAATCGAGTAATTCACAGGCTTTAGTGCAATCTGGAAAAATTAAGGCTGAATAA
- a CDS encoding class II aldolase/adducin family protein codes for MSFGRLQLASLKDRVSPEEWQARIDLAACYRLIAHYGMSDMMANHITIRVPGEEDAFLTNPYGMMYEEMTASCFLKISHDGEILFKPDFGDLNYGFNKPGYILHSAVHKARPEVGCVIHTHTPAGMAISSLQCGLLPINQTAMRFLKISYHDYMGVVLNMDEQEILVRDLGNAEAMILRNHGLLTVGRTVGEAFNWMHRLETSCRAQLAAMACNTPLQEVPQQVLEETYMNYQPQTRRPYGLMEWPGLLRMVERMDPSFRE; via the coding sequence ATGAGTTTCGGACGCTTACAACTAGCTTCTTTAAAGGATCGTGTTAGTCCTGAGGAATGGCAAGCGCGCATTGACTTGGCGGCATGCTATCGATTGATTGCCCATTATGGAATGTCTGACATGATGGCTAACCACATCACCATTCGCGTCCCAGGTGAAGAGGATGCGTTTTTGACTAATCCATATGGAATGATGTATGAAGAAATGACTGCCTCTTGTTTCCTCAAAATTAGTCACGATGGAGAAATCTTATTTAAGCCGGATTTTGGCGACTTGAATTATGGATTTAACAAGCCGGGCTATATATTGCATAGCGCCGTGCATAAGGCGCGCCCTGAAGTAGGCTGTGTTATTCACACGCATACACCCGCGGGCATGGCAATTTCATCACTTCAGTGTGGTTTGTTACCAATCAATCAAACCGCAATGCGCTTTCTTAAGATTAGCTATCACGACTATATGGGTGTGGTTCTCAATATGGATGAGCAAGAGATTTTGGTGCGAGATCTTGGCAATGCTGAAGCTATGATTTTGCGCAATCATGGATTATTGACTGTCGGTAGAACGGTGGGCGAAGCCTTTAATTGGATGCATCGTTTAGAAACTTCTTGTAGGGCGCAGCTTGCCGCGATGGCGTGTAATACCCCATTGCAGGAGGTTCCGCAGCAGGTGCTAGAAGAAACCTATATGAACTATCAGCCACAGACCCGTCGCCCCTATGGTTTGATGGAGTGGCCTGGCTTGCTGCGCATGGTAGAGCGTATGGATCCGAGCTTTAGGGAGTAA